A single region of the uncultured Fretibacterium sp. genome encodes:
- a CDS encoding iron chelate uptake ABC transporter family permease subunit: MRPLSPSRRTGVSALVLLVLLLLAMTFGVSIGPVPIPFGRVWGIVLHQVFPDWQAVAQDWPQNEVSIVWQLRLPRVILGAIVGAGLMMAGAAIQSLVRNSLADPYLLGISSGG, translated from the coding sequence CGGGCGTTTCGGCGCTCGTCCTCCTTGTTCTCCTGCTCCTGGCGATGACCTTCGGCGTCTCCATCGGCCCGGTGCCCATCCCCTTCGGAAGGGTCTGGGGCATCGTCTTGCATCAGGTCTTCCCCGACTGGCAGGCCGTGGCTCAGGACTGGCCGCAGAACGAGGTCAGCATCGTCTGGCAGCTCCGGCTCCCCCGCGTGATCCTGGGGGCCATCGTCGGGGCCGGGCTGATGATGGCCGGTGCGGCCATTCAGTCGCTGGTGCGCAACTCCCTGGCGGACCCCTACCTGCTCGGCATCTCCTCCGGCGGCTG